A genomic region of Papaver somniferum cultivar HN1 chromosome 7, ASM357369v1, whole genome shotgun sequence contains the following coding sequences:
- the LOC113294978 gene encoding protein ALTERED XYLOGLUCAN 4-like: protein HPLDLFSENEVITKDLKNKPIIVNTAPKPVEEVRNDCDYSNGEWVQDKTGPLYNGTTCGTIKDGQNCMAHGRPDSGYLYWRWKPSQCQLPRFEPTKFLSLLENKHLAFVGDSMARNQLESLLCLLSSVSPPDLVYTNGEDNKFRRWHFPSHNVNVSVYWSPFLVKGIEKSNTGPKHNEVWIYQSFDNNRWALDLEQIDMLVLSMGHWFLHPAVYYENDSVLGCHACEGLNHTEIGFFDVLRKAVKTTLKAITDKSITDGNEIDVILTTFSPARFEGKWDKNGACSREKPFEEGEKALEGMDVVMRNIEVEEIEESKNKVLQVDRLRIEALDVTKIAFMRPDGHPGPYMYPNPFADGVKDGVQNDCVHWCLPGPIDTWNEILLQVVRQWEAESMKRRG, encoded by the exons CACCCTCttgatttattttctgaaaatgaagTAATAACTAAAGATCTTAAAAATAAACCTATCATCGTCAACACAGCTCCTAAACCAG TTGAAGAAGTGAGGAATGATTGTGATTATAGTAATGGAGAATGGGTTCAAGATAAGACGGGTCCTCTATACAATGGCACTACCTGTGGTACAATCAAAGATGGTCAGAACTGTATGGCTCATGGTAGACCAGATTCAGGTTATCTATATTGGAGATGGAAGCCTAGTCAATGCCAATTACCGAGGTTTGAACCAACAAAATTTCTTAGTTTACTTGAAAACAAGCATCTAGCTTTTGTTGGTGATTCAATGGCTAGAAACCAATTGGAATCTCTACTTTGCTTACTTTCTAGTGTGTCACCTCCTGATCTTGTCTATACAAATGGTGAGGACAACAAATTCAGAAGATGGCATTTTCCTTCACACAATGTGAATGTATCAGTTTACTGGTCACCGTTTCTTGTTAAGGGGATTGAGAAATCAAACACTG gaccg aagcataatgaagttt GGATTTACCAAAGTTTTGACAATAATCGATGGGCATTAGATCTGGAACAAATCGATATGCTAGTTTTGTCGATGGGTCATTGGTTCCTTCATCCAGCGGTTTATTATGAGAATGATTCGGTTCTTGGTTGTCATGCCTGTGAAGGTCTTAACCATACTGAGATTGGATTTTTCGACGTGTTAAGGAAAGCTGTAAAGACTACCCTCAAGGCCATAACTGATAAGAGTATTACGGACGGAAACGAGATTGATGTGATTCTTACGACATTTTCGCCTGCGCGTTTCGAAGGCAAATGGGATAAAAATGGAGCATGCTCTAGAGAGAAGCCATTTGAAGAAGGTGAAAAGGCTTTGGAAGGAATGGATGTTGTTATGAGGAACATTGAGGTAGAAGAGATTGAGGAATCTAAGAACAAGGTGCTCCAAGTAGACAGATTAAGGATTGAAGCACTAGATGTGACCAAGATAGCATTCATGAGACCGGACGGACACCCGGGTCCTTACATGTACCCAAATCCGTTCGCCGACGGAGTTAAGGATGGCGTACaaaatgattgtgttcattggtGCTTACCTGGACCTATTGATACATGGAATGAGATATTGCTACAAGTTGTGAGACAGTGGGAAGCTGAATCAATGAAGAGAAGAGGTTGA